The genomic DNA CTTGTTTTATTTCTTATGTTTTTTATATGCATTCTTATTCCAGCATCGTCTATCTCTTTATCTTCCCAAATTTCGTATTTTATATCATCGATACTTGAAAACATTCCAACTCTGCTGAGTAAAAACTCTATCAAATTTATCTCTTTTTGGCTTAAATTTACTATATTTTGACCGTTTTTTATCTGTTTTAAATTTGTATCATAATCAAAATTTTTTGCTATTTTGATTATATTTTTGTCATCTTTTGAGTAGTATTTTCTCATTAGCTCATTTACGCGAAATTTTAATTCTGCTAGATTAAATGGCTTTTTGAGATATTCATTGCAGCCTAGCTCATATCCTGTGCTTATGTCTTCTATGTTTGTCAATGATGTCATTATCATGATTGGGGCTTGTAAATTTAGATTTTTGGCATATTTCATAACTTCATGTCCTGAAATTTCAGGAACTTTTATATCTAGTATCAAAAGATGATAGCTATTTTTTGCTATTTTATCGCAAGCTTCTATGCCATCACTTGCCTCATCTATCTCATATCCTAAGTTTTCTAGATACTCTTTTACGCTTATTTGGTATTCGTAATCATCTTCGAGAAGTAAAATTTTCAAAACTAACTCCAATCTGGCAAACTAAATTTATGCCAGATTGTACTTAAATATTTTAAATAAGAGCTTGTCCGCCATAAACGACGTAATACCTTAGTATTATAACTCCAACTAAAACTACTAAAGAGTTTATAACTATATAAAGAGGTTTGTAGGCATGATTTTTGAGTGCTGTAGCAGCTATCAAAACTGGTAAGAAGAGCCCTACAAAAACAACTCCTATCCAAAATACTGTGCCATAAAATGTATCGCTAAGTGCTAGATTGGCAAACTCTTTAGCACCTCCAAGATATAATCCTAAAAAGAGTATTATCAAAAGCGGTATCTCAAATAAAATAGCTCTTAAATCAAGCACGAGCAAGTATTTGATACTATCTTTGTTTAATGAGCCTTTGAAAAAT from Campylobacter iguaniorum includes the following:
- a CDS encoding response regulator transcription factor, producing the protein MKILLLEDDYEYQISVKEYLENLGYEIDEASDGIEACDKIAKNSYHLLILDIKVPEISGHEVMKYAKNLNLQAPIMIMTSLTNIEDISTGYELGCNEYLKKPFNLAELKFRVNELMRKYYSKDDKNIIKIAKNFDYDTNLKQIKNGQNIVNLSQKEINLIEFLLSRVGMFSSIDDIKYEIWEDKEIDDAGIRMHIKNIRNKTSDDFIISHRGMGYKINV